The Syntrophales bacterium genomic interval CTGATTGCCCGGCACGGTAAAGGTATAGGTTCCATGACGCATATAGAAATGGCTGCCGCCAGGCTCCGGCGACGCAAAGCCGAGTGTCTTCAGTTTTTTGATAAAGTCCCGTCGTTTGCAGGGCTTCCATTTATGCATGAACCGCAGTTGCCTCGCCCTGAAAAGCGGGCATCCTTGCGTT includes:
- a CDS encoding type II toxin-antitoxin system HicA family toxin encodes the protein MHKWKPCKRRDFIKKLKTLGFASPEPGGSHFYMRHGTYTFTVPGNQEYSVPQVKALLKEIEQGIGREIPLDDWDRL